The genomic DNA TTAACATGGTGGTGACACAGGTTCCAATTCTAGTGATAAAGGTCTACTTGAACATTCCTCTATTGTGGTGTTCTGTGACAGAATTTGACCTTCTTCTTTAAGAGCTCTGTGAAAAATCCCAAACAGGCTTTGACCGCTGCGTCGCCTGAGATTCAGTCCCATGCAAAAGTAAAGAATTGGGTTCACACAGCTGTTAAAATAAGCTAAGTTTGTAGCCATATGCCATATCCCATATGTGTCGGTTCTATTCCATAGCTTTTTGAGACGTAGGATGTGATAAGGTGCCCAGCATAAGAAAAATGCAACAACCAATAAAGCGAGAATCCGGAGAGGCCTTGATTTGCCGGAGAGTCTCGTTCTGCGAATCCCAATAGCAGCCAGTGTGTAGCAGATGAAGATCACCAGGAAAGGAAAAAGAAATCCACAAAAGAAGCGAATGTAGGTAAAATACTCAGTCTCGCTGCCCTTTACTTGTCTCTgcaaattttaaacaaatggaATAATCaatttaaaacacttaaacataTATATTCAGGCAGTTTTGAAAAGCTGTTCTGACCTTTACTGAGCATCTGCTGTTGTTGTTCTTGTCAAGGTAGACCTTCCAAAATGCAAAG from Misgurnus anguillicaudatus chromosome 20, ASM2758022v2, whole genome shotgun sequence includes the following:
- the LOC129455921 gene encoding formyl peptide receptor-related sequence 4-like, with the protein product MSFNTSVAHQSKLYHEKTTLDIVCFTIIVLLGTTGNSVVIWVAGILLKPSINNVWLINLAVADLIFCMTQMTSLIKIFIGYWPFGDFICKLKGFLMYANMFCSVFLLAVISVDRVICVWCPIFTRKRRTLYAARLISLGVWIVAVIFSSPYFAFWKVYLDKNNNSRCSVKRQVKGSETEYFTYIRFFCGFLFPFLVIFICYTLAAIGIRRTRLSGKSRPLRILALLVVAFFLCWAPYHILRLKKLWNRTDTYGIWHMATNLAYFNSCVNPILYFCMGLNLRRRSGQSLFGIFHRALKEEGQILSQNTTIEECSSRPLSLELEPVSPPC